The Leptidea sinapis chromosome 6, ilLepSina1.1, whole genome shotgun sequence genome segment aaatacctaactgctactcctctgatgtcactgtccaaatcgggttctaaattcaaaatacggagctgaaactgaaatagtgtttacattgctgcgtTTAACgaccaataaaattttaaaaaactggagtgaacgcagaaatgtatagatatagcagtcgaaggttattttGGTgtcatgtgccatatttcggctttgattttgtatgaggtgcgtTGTCTATAATGTATAGGACGTCATTGGTATACCCCGTTATAATTATCCCATGAAATTAgaaaaatcattgaaattaCATTTCATACAAACGAAAGACTCACAATGTTATTTCTAAAAGCTAAACAATTAACTCGGCCTTGCGTAATAAGCACCGACTAGAAATAAATTGAACTATAGGtacctaaatatattatttatactagctgTATTAAGTCCATAATTTTGAACAGGATACTTGAATAGGTActactttaataattatgttactgCACCAGTCAAGCATCAGTATGTATCAAGATAATATCAGACAAAAATAACATGCTGAAGTGCATgttcttttcaaaataaaactttattgttaCTCAAATCTGCGTCCACTGTGACTGAAGTATTCATAAACTAAGGCCATTTATAATTTTTCGAACGCTTTTTCTAAGAATCCAAATactaatttaaaattgaattatcTAATTTTTTCTTAAACACATTTAcacctatttttattaataaggcgTGTTTTCAAGTTTCTTAATAatcaaggcatttatttttgtcaaaattgattcctttagaattctttttgatgtcatttctaataactactagatactactaccgcttcggaaacaaatggtgctctgagagagaagaagcggcgcaagaaactctccagcatattttttttgcgctcttttaaataaaaatatacaatattgtacagtcatttctattgccataaaataatcacaatctagtcccaggctgtccgatcatttagatattcagctgtggagtaggatttacgacaggccatttttttataaaacatttaaatttatttatagataatgcctgaacagtggctgggactttattatagaagtgtatacatttacccttaaagctattatgtaccttatgaagcccactagaattaattacaagcaatcccttatttctagtgttataataatgaaaatcactattaagaccaaaaaggtgacgatttttgtgaacgtatattaaattttcataaatgtactgacaatgaacagtcataatatttatttctttaaatttttctttgagagactgttcTCAGACAAGACAAGTTTTAAACATTGATATTCATTATATAACTTAGACTCCCATTCGCCTATTTAAAAGGTAATTAAAAACTGTCCAAGCGTAGTTgaacatacatatacattaacttatacgtgagattaaaattaacataaggTGATGAAGATGAGATACTATGATAAGTTTTGTCAATTCTTATCCCCAGGCACCTATGTGGTGGTGTTTCCAGTTTCACTCTTTCAAGATTAAGGAACATTTTCTATATTatcatgttatattatgtatgagcAGTATGGTGAGAGGTTAACCAgtttgaggctcctttgcacaggaagctggctagattatgggtaccacaacggcgcctatttctgccgtgaagcagtaatgtgtaaacattactgtgtttcggggtgaagggcgccgtagtgaatgaaattacttggcaaatgacacttaacatctatagatatatctatatatatcttattttatagaaattacaGGCATCAAAttctcaaatcttttcttacattctttgaTCAAACATCCCATCGGGCTGGCAAATAGATCACACTGTGGTGCTACCTCAAGTACAGAGTTTAGAAGACAGATGGCTCGTATTACAGGCGTGTGCTTATGCGCTTGAGTGCGTGTCGCCGCGCGCGTACGTACGAGGTCGGTACAAAGAAACGcagcaaacgttgtaataaGTATGTGCAGTCCACCCTGTCACGAATTATTATGAGGACAAACTTAGTAAGAGCTCCGTACCTGCAGTGAATCAAAGCCCAGATGtccttgtaaaaagagtgttgGGTACATAAATGGATAGTATCCATATTGCCTCTTATACAAGTGTCTCAGGAATTGTTTTTGGACTTGTTCGATCGTTAAAGTATATTTACTCTCATGTGAGTTCCAAACAACTGAGTTGCACTCAAGAATACTACGGCCTAGCGCCATAATATAAAGGATACGAtacttgtctcaaggtgacgagcgcaattgtagtgccgctcagaatttttaggtttgtcaagaatcctgagaagcactgcattgtaatgggtaggacgtatcaattaccatcagatgaacgtcctgctcgtatcgtccctaattttcatttaaaaaaaaaggtattttaaaatttttctaaGTTCGGTAAAATCATGTATAGAAAATGTGAAACACAAGCCAGGCGACACGAACGGTGATTGCGACACAGGAATACTTACTTCTACGATAATCACAGCGATACTGCggcaataatataaaaaattggttCCATACCACCAGCCAACcacatttatataatttctttttcttagaatttaataaaagcaaattaattttaaaccaGTTATGCACTAAGAGCTGCATTACTTTCTTTGACAATGAAAGCACCTCGGCCAACTTTCTCCATGAAATAGCAAAGTAGTGTCTTACACATTTGAGCAGACTTGCCTTTTGTAGTTTACAAGGTCATTAAATAGTGTGGATCCTAGAACAGCACCCTGAAGAATGCTCTATATTTAACATAACTAAAAATGTGATTGTTAATCACGTGAAGTGTCCAATTGTATGTAGTTAATGCTgtcagtaataataaaaaattttctCTTACACcctttttttcaatttgatgCATCATCTATGCAGTCAGCAACATGGAACTCTTCTGGTGTTAGAAGATAATGGGTTGCTGTGAtgacataccatcaggtgacaaGTATATTATCTTCCcctccaataaaaaaatatggtggtGTATAGATTGCAGTATATCTTGTGTTTAATAAAGGATATGTGGACAGATAAATCAAAGGGGAGTAaggataaataattattacataatcactagctgacccagcaaacattgtattgccgatattaaaatcgccatacaaaagtaactgttgatcgtagatgggtgaaaatttgaagttgtattttttgctgacttataatcaaatttaaaaaaaaatgtcaaaattaaaaaaacaaaattcctaTGGACCACATTTTATtaccttatcatttagggggatgaaaaatagatgttgtccgattctcagacctacccaatatacactcaaaatttcatgagaatcggtcaagccgtttcagaggaattcaatgtttaacaccatgacatgagaattttatatattagatacataattacagttgtataataatttaaataaaccatgtacagaaaataaaaacaaaaatgtaatttcTTAACCTTTTAATGATTATCGTTTTCCACCTATACGGGTGGTTGGTTTCTGTGTAACCTTTGCAGCCTTAGCTTTAGGAGGAGCCTTAGCTTTGGTAGGAGGTGCAGTGGTCTTCTTTGCAGCTTTAGTGGATTTTTTGGCCTCCTTTGCAGCTctgaaaaatagatataattatCTACATTACTCATCAGCGCTTAAAAACCACGGTTTAAACGATTAATATGGGACATAACATAAACATTAGTTTATTCTGTACATGATACATGTGTCAAAGAAGCACAAAATACAAACAAGACTCTTAGTAAATAGTCCATATAAAAATAGTAGTTAATTGATTTTCATTAGCCTAAGCTGAAACTTAGCTATAGCCATTTGATATttccattattaatttaatctcAAAACTTTACAGGCCAATCCCATTTTAGTCAACCATTTCATGGACAACTTAACACTGAATAGTAAACTTAAAAAACCAGCTAATAAATCAAAGCATTTGAGAATGGTAATTTTATATGttaatcaataaattatattttattgatcttAACACCTTTACAGTTATAAAcccaaacaattataatatagacATGCTAGTTCAATGACCTTAAttcctaaaattattttatatatatatttataacatacgAAGCCAAAGTTGTATACAATACCGATCTTTATTATAGAAATTGTATACAATCCACTGACAGGCTAACTAGAcatgcataataataataattatattgacacactcttacacaaattaacttgccccaaactaggcatagcctgtactatgggtacaagacaacgatatatttaatacaatatacttacataaacatacatataaacatccatgactcggaaacaaatatccatattcatcatataaatgattgcacctaccgggattcgaacccgggacctctagcttacaTTATAATGAACATATAACAAAAAACTGAAAAACAATACATTCTTTgcaaattttaaaaacttacaTTTCTAAAATATAACCAATTTAAGatgtaaataaacaatttggtgacctgtatagccgagtggttagcgatcctaccagTAGGTGCAtgcatttttatgatgaatatggatgtttgtcccgagtcatggatgtttaaatgtatttatgtatgtttatacgaatttatgtatgtttaagtaggtatattgtattaaatatatcattgtctagtaacccataacacaggctatttatgcttaacttggggcaagatgatttgtgtaaaaagtgtgtcattattgtcaatatcaatatattattaaatttgaactataaaatatttcaatgtaagaataaaaaatataataaagcaagaataaaacaaaacatacatacaacataaaaaattaaagggGCAATTCTAAGTggtgaaatgtttttttaaaagatgaagCTGATTGTTGGAAAATATCTAAATTGTCTCTAAAAAATTTGTTGTTGTATGTAATGACTACTCTATTTACAGAGGTGGCCATGCCAAGGTTACTCCTATCAAATCATTGTTGACTTCTAGCACTGCTAATCCTACTCTCTTTAACAAATTTTGACTATTGATACctctatttataatttgatgTAAAAAACAAAGATCTATTAATTGTCTATGATTACAAAGAGAgaaagatttttatatttttagatgatcgtaatagctttaagtttatttcaaaaaattatctGTGTACACCAATTGCTGTAAAGATTTCTTTTGCACTCCTTCTATcctgtaattataaaattgatacTGGGGATCCTAAGTGAACTAATGCATCATTGATCAATATTCAAGTCTACTATGTATCAGAATTAAACAAAACTATTCGATAATGAACTTTTAATTCTTTTGAAGCttaatgtcaaataatgtccataaataaataataaaacctatttacCAATTACAccggaaattaaaaaaatattgagtacCTGGTTGTATATAAACATCCAAAAAGTTGTTGAGGCTAATGTTGTCATATTAGGACAGGTGAGTTTGTAGACAAGATGTAAGAACTTAACTTCCAAACAAAAAACTCACTGTTTTATATTTAGTGTCCCTATCTCACAGTATGACCATTTACACTGTACTATATACTGATCTGTGGTTACTTTTCAGTGGCACCATAATTAATGTGTTAAGTACTTcatcaattacaataattaaaaagtatcatgttaaagtttaataaattgttAGTTCCTTACTTGATTGCCTGCTCTCTCTGGGCTTTCCTTACTTCAGGTTTCATGTTACGTTTGGCCATGATGTCACTCAATGAAGCACCAACAATAGCCCTTTGGTACTTTTGGGTTCTTCTAGTACGCTTTTTAGTTTGTTCTTCTTCTTGACCTTTCTTAAACTTTCGTCtagaaaataagataaatttAATGATTACAAGAATACAGaactcaaaacaaaattatttacaacaataaaattaattacctGTATAGCACCGTCCATGTTACTTTACGAGGATTTCTCCTCATTAGATGAGCAGCCTCACATTTTGAGTTCAAGAATGTAAAGGTCTGAAATTTTAGTCAAATTATTAGTCTGTATCCTCAGGcctaataaatattaacttattgCGAATGATTGTAATAGCAAATAAAACCTAACCTTTAACTAAGAAGATATTAAATACAGCTGATATAAGTATTTAGTACTGATATTACGAGGAGCTATAACATAATTTTCGCAAATTATTGATGAGTGAACTAACCTTTCCATCAACCTTAACCATGGTTTTGCCATGGCCAGGATATATCTTGTAACCGCTGTAAGCGCAAAGGCCGATCCTGAAAATATAACACTCATTGTAAAGATAAATTTTAACACTATTTTTTTGAAAGTAGGAAACTCCAATaaataagtagatttttaaaatatctaagGATAAAAACAGAAACAACGTACTTCATTTTGACGTCTTCttaaaaagaaacaaagaatGAAAGAAATAAACAGCTAAAGCATAAACGATCTGCTGTCACTTGTCAGTCTCTCAGAATAGCTCTCCTTGTCAATGtcaaaagttatataatataacattaatgcGATTATTACATAGATGTAGAAAATCTACATAGGAAATCGAAAGATATAATTGAAGTTAGAACAATACGTTGGCTTCAATCTAGTCTTGGTGAGCTCCGACCGAACTGTTTTCTAAATTGAAAGGACTTAGGAAATGTGTATATTTGGCACGTACTATCACAAATGGGAGTACCTTTGCATTTGATACAACTCGTCAAAAGATTATACATAGATGGTACAGCAGCTGTTCGGGTGGACGAAATAGACTCGACAAATTTCAAAACAGAGGGTGGCGTTCGACAGGGGTGTATCCTTTCATCTTTTCTATTCAACATTTACACCGAGCACATAATGCGGATTGTTCTCGAGGACTGAGATAAAGGCATATCTGTCGGAGGGCGCAAAATTTGTAATCTCAGATATGCGGACGACACTACACTACTTGCCCAATCAAAGGAGGATATTGAAGAACTACTAACACGTTTGGAAATAACCAGCTTTGAATTCGGACTGGccatcaacagagttaaaaccAAGATGATGATAGTAGACCGCGTAAATAACAACAGGGTAGATTTCAACACATTGCCAACTGTGAGGTGGTGCCAACCTACACCTATCTTGGTTCTACTATCTCCAACACCGGAGGTTCCGAGCTGGAAATCCGAAGGCGATGTGCTATAACCAGATCTGCGGTAGAGAAGCTCAATAAGATCTGGAAGGACAGAAGGATCACCAAAACCACCAAGGTTCGATTTATGAGGTgtcttgtgtttccaatcttcctCTACGGGGCTGAAACCTGGTCTCTTAGACTTCAAGACCGCCGCAAAATTGAtgccttagagatgtggtgttggagacgactcCTGAAGATACCTTGGACGGCTTTCCGAACCAAcaattccatcttaaaagaactgaagataaaagaaaggctatcgtcgactgtgcaactacgaattcttaagttctttggtcacatctccagaaatCAAGGATCGATTAAgcggttgatagtgcaggggaaggtggaggggaaaagagcgagaGAACGCTCACCCACACGATGGACGGACCTTATCAAAACAGTGACCCAGACACCTATtgtggagtgctcccgcaatgctgcaaaccgtcaaaagtggaggagcatcgcgagggaggcagtgcgacccataactgtggagaccaacggcgactaatgttgcgtcatcttggcaaccacgaccactctgacaagagtgaacgATTGAGAAGAAGAAGGAAATGTGTAACCGCTCCGCCTCAATTTATTTGCCTAAATTTATTTGACGTCTGCGTCAGCCTGGCGCAACTACCTGTAATACCTtttgtgcttccccggggcgtaataAGAATATGGGAGTCCCAAGCctaagggtgtcgtaagaggctaAGGCTTTTTAgatgtgggagagtcacgctgccgtctgatgatgtcagcacaatcgggcacactcgcacagaataccggcctGAAGTATCAACCTAGTGGCGCTATtttttcgcataggttagtgtcgaggaccggcggaagtcgagcgggccggatggcatttgtccaatcgtgcttagaacgtgtgcccctgagttgacgccggtgctaacgcgtttattccggcactcatatacaaaaggcgtagtccctgactcatggaagtcagcccttttCCATACGATCCAGAAAAAAGGATACAGTTCAGAtacggcaaactacaggcctatagctattacctccctgctctccaaaatcatggagagcataattaaccaccagctcttggtatacctagagcgGCACCAGTTAATCAATGACCGAcggtacggctttcgccatgttcgatcagcaggtgatcttctggaatacctaacacatagatgggcggtggctatcgaaagcaagggggaaggcttAGCAGTTAGTTAGcctggacatagcgaaggcctttgatcgtgtatggcacaaggcgctactggcaaaacttccatcatttgtgCTTCCccagagcttatgcaagtggacctccagcatcctcactgggcgcaggatacaggtcgttatcgacggttattgcacgaatcctaagcccgtgaacgctggagtgccccaaggctgtgtgctatatcCCACactgttttttctgcatatcaatgatatgttggagttgtccaacatacattgctatgtgCCCATTAAACTATGATTATTCACCTAAAGTGGGTCATTTAGTTCATTGTTGTCGTTTCAGTCTAATTTACTTTCCGATAATGCTAACGAACAGGTCGCTTAGTAAATTTggattacaaaattattgatGGACGTAAAGGTGTAAAATGTACCTTTTTAGAGTAAATTTTCTAttgatctatttttttattatttgtttaatatagtTAAATATCGATTAAAATTATGGATTGATTCCAACTCTTACATGGGTTACTATATTGGCAGCTTTGCCATTAAGTTAGGTAATTATGTAGATATCAAGATAAAGTACGTGTTTAATAC includes the following:
- the LOC126965127 gene encoding 60S ribosomal protein L24, with amino-acid sequence MKIGLCAYSGYKIYPGHGKTMVKVDGKTFTFLNSKCEAAHLMRRNPRKVTWTVLYRRKFKKGQEEEQTKKRTRRTQKYQRAIVGASLSDIMAKRNMKPEVRKAQREQAIKAAKEAKKSTKAAKKTTAPPTKAKAPPKAKAAKVTQKPTTRIGGKR